One Acidobacteriota bacterium genomic region harbors:
- a CDS encoding carboxymuconolactone decarboxylase family protein, with product METRMDYSKFATSIYKAMLHLENQVSRSGIEPMLLHLIKLRASQINGCAYCIDMHSKDLRAGGESEQRLYLLNAWREAPFYTERERAALMLTEAVTLVTNGHVPDDVFTAVKPHFTDEELVILTWAIAAINTWNRIAITFRAVAGTYQPAAH from the coding sequence ATGGAAACACGGATGGATTATTCAAAATTTGCGACCAGTATTTATAAGGCAATGTTGCACCTCGAAAATCAGGTTTCACGAAGCGGTATTGAGCCGATGCTGTTGCATTTGATCAAGCTTCGGGCCTCGCAAATCAACGGGTGCGCTTATTGTATTGATATGCACTCCAAGGACTTACGCGCCGGAGGAGAAAGCGAGCAACGTCTGTATTTGCTCAATGCCTGGCGTGAAGCACCATTTTATACTGAACGTGAACGGGCGGCTTTGATGCTGACGGAAGCGGTGACCCTGGTGACCAACGGGCATGTTCCGGATGATGTCTTTACGGCGGTAAAACCCCACTTTACCGATGAAGAACTGGTGATATTGACCTGGGCGATTGCCGCTATCAATACCTGGAATCGAATCGCGATTACGTTTCGAGCCGTGGCGGGTACCTATCAACCGGCTGCGCATTGA